Proteins from a single region of Phycisphaeraceae bacterium D3-23:
- the der gene encoding ribosome biogenesis GTPase Der, producing MPLPKIVIVGRPNVGKSSLLNRLAMRRISIVDPTAGVTRDRISTTIEVPAQKAGQPPHHATVIDTGGYGIKDTMDLTAEVEQQIAHGLAEADLILFVVDAQSGIVTLDETMANVLRTSAGSGKFRKPILLVANKVDADNLEPTAYNAMQLGFGEPVCVSANTKYGIAHLYDKIHEHIDFAGFTEEEDEIDEGIKIALVGKRNAGKSTLVNALAGEERVIVSEQAGTTRDSVDIKLDLGGQQATLIDTAGVRKTKSLAGDIEFYSQHRSLRSVRRADVCLLLIDAAVPVSQVDHQLVNEITKHHRPTVIVVNKWDVAEEEYTQDEYVEYLDDSLKGLSFAPIVFISALKGEGMREAVAMALNLYEQSHHRMGTSELNRAIEEITAERGPSNKHGKHARIYYATQVEVAPPTVALFVNDTDLFNLNWQQYLVNRMRDRVAFSEVPIKLILRGKDKLTPEQRKALKHSASKS from the coding sequence ATGCCCCTGCCCAAGATCGTTATCGTCGGCCGACCCAACGTCGGCAAGTCGTCGCTATTGAACCGCCTCGCGATGCGAAGGATCTCTATCGTCGACCCCACCGCCGGCGTCACCCGTGACCGCATCTCGACCACCATCGAGGTCCCCGCGCAGAAGGCCGGCCAACCCCCGCACCACGCCACCGTCATCGACACCGGCGGCTACGGCATCAAAGACACCATGGACCTCACCGCCGAGGTCGAGCAGCAGATCGCGCACGGCCTGGCCGAGGCGGACCTGATCCTCTTCGTCGTCGATGCGCAGTCCGGCATCGTCACGCTCGACGAGACCATGGCCAATGTCCTCCGCACCAGCGCGGGCTCGGGCAAGTTTAGAAAGCCCATCCTGCTCGTCGCTAACAAGGTCGACGCCGACAACCTCGAGCCCACCGCCTACAACGCGATGCAGCTGGGCTTCGGCGAACCCGTCTGCGTCTCGGCCAACACGAAGTACGGCATCGCCCACCTCTACGACAAGATCCACGAACACATCGACTTCGCCGGCTTCACCGAAGAAGAAGACGAGATCGACGAAGGCATCAAGATCGCGCTCGTCGGCAAACGCAACGCCGGCAAGTCCACGCTCGTCAACGCGCTGGCGGGGGAAGAGCGCGTGATCGTCTCCGAGCAGGCGGGCACGACCCGCGACTCGGTCGATATCAAGCTCGACCTGGGCGGGCAGCAGGCGACACTCATCGACACGGCCGGGGTGCGCAAAACCAAGTCGCTCGCCGGGGATATCGAGTTCTACAGCCAGCACCGCTCGCTGCGCAGCGTCCGCCGCGCGGATGTGTGCCTGCTGCTGATCGATGCCGCGGTGCCCGTGAGCCAGGTCGACCACCAGCTCGTGAACGAGATCACCAAGCACCATCGGCCGACGGTGATCGTGGTGAACAAGTGGGACGTGGCCGAGGAAGAGTACACGCAGGACGAGTATGTCGAGTACCTGGACGACTCGCTCAAGGGGCTGAGCTTTGCGCCGATCGTTTTTATCAGCGCGCTCAAGGGCGAGGGGATGCGCGAGGCGGTGGCGATGGCGCTCAACCTGTACGAGCAGTCGCACCACCGGATGGGGACGAGCGAGCTGAACCGCGCGATCGAGGAGATCACCGCCGAGCGCGGGCCCAGCAACAAGCACGGCAAGCACGCGCGGATCTACTACGCGACCCAGGTCGAGGTCGCCCCGCCGACGGTCGCGCTGTTTGTGAACGACACGGACCTGTTCAATCTCAACTGGCAGCAGTACCTCGTCAACCGGATGCGCGACCGCGTCGCGTTCAGCGAGGTGCCCATCAAGCTGATCCTGCGCGGGAAAGATAAACTGACCCCCGAGCAGCGAAAAGCGCTCAAGCACAGCGCGTCGAAGTCGTAG
- a CDS encoding peptide ABC transporter substrate-binding protein has product MFRYLLVVGGMILLAIGTAFVSFDRALSKLPDDPQNRGTLTYADTSGPTNLDPNKTSASVDFRLLKCMYQTLLVYQFGGEGLEPGVATAIPEPTNGGRTYTFNLREEARWSDGEPVIAQDFVYAWRRALLPDTASDYAGLLYKIEGGEDFHNWRAALVNFEALEEKIKDDDQRAAFLERFPELEAQAAVDADGRALLTPEQKWALTEAMFDELVGIKALDDHTLQVTLEVPTAFFLELCAFPTFSPIPEHVVEQYTQFVGGDKNDATVRTDSTYWGDPDRVVMNGAYTLSFYKLKSRLVLDQNPHYWAKDTMGNLRIVLEIVEDETLAILLFKDGQVDWIVGISQPELKKKLLSSGYEHAHSVPNAGTYYYQYNCRAEMDGKPNPLADRRVRQALSMCINRQEIVDNVMGSGESVSLTFVPADQIPGYDSPNDAALGYDPVRAAELLAEAGYPGGEGIPKIDLLVNATGTGGGANVDIAVVIKKVWEDELGIRSVNISQPIFQVYLEESKKGNFMARRAGWFGDYRDPTTWLDMLQSSDPNNDAKYSSPAYDALLAAAALEVDAQKRLDLLRDAEALLLQEAPVSPIYTYATLMIYDAQQIDLGTNAWNNLRLDLVRIERD; this is encoded by the coding sequence ATGTTCAGATACCTCCTCGTCGTCGGCGGCATGATCCTCCTCGCGATCGGCACCGCCTTTGTCAGCTTCGACCGCGCCCTCTCCAAGCTCCCCGACGATCCGCAGAACCGCGGCACACTCACCTACGCCGACACCTCCGGGCCGACCAACCTCGACCCCAACAAGACCTCCGCCTCGGTCGACTTCCGACTGCTCAAGTGCATGTACCAGACCCTGCTGGTCTACCAGTTCGGCGGCGAAGGCCTCGAGCCCGGCGTCGCCACCGCCATCCCCGAACCCACCAACGGCGGCAGGACCTACACCTTCAACCTGCGCGAAGAAGCCCGCTGGTCCGACGGCGAGCCCGTCATCGCGCAGGACTTCGTGTACGCGTGGCGGCGGGCGCTCCTCCCCGACACCGCCTCGGACTACGCGGGCCTGCTCTACAAAATCGAGGGCGGCGAAGACTTCCACAATTGGCGCGCAGCGCTCGTGAACTTTGAGGCGCTCGAAGAGAAGATCAAGGACGATGACCAACGCGCTGCCTTCCTCGAACGATTCCCCGAGCTCGAAGCCCAGGCCGCGGTCGATGCGGACGGCAGAGCCCTGCTGACCCCCGAACAAAAATGGGCGCTCACCGAGGCGATGTTTGATGAGCTCGTCGGCATCAAGGCCCTCGACGACCACACGCTCCAGGTCACGCTCGAAGTCCCGACCGCGTTCTTCCTCGAGCTGTGCGCCTTCCCGACCTTCTCGCCCATCCCCGAGCATGTCGTTGAACAGTACACCCAGTTCGTCGGCGGCGACAAAAACGACGCGACCGTCCGCACCGACTCGACCTACTGGGGCGACCCCGACCGCGTTGTCATGAACGGGGCCTACACCCTGAGCTTCTACAAGCTCAAGAGCCGGCTGGTCCTCGACCAGAACCCGCACTACTGGGCAAAAGACACGATGGGCAACCTGCGCATCGTGCTGGAAATCGTCGAGGACGAGACGCTCGCGATCCTGCTGTTCAAGGATGGGCAGGTCGACTGGATCGTCGGGATCTCCCAGCCCGAGCTCAAGAAGAAACTGCTGTCGAGTGGGTATGAGCACGCGCACAGCGTGCCCAACGCCGGGACCTACTACTATCAATACAACTGCCGCGCGGAGATGGATGGCAAACCCAACCCGCTCGCCGATCGACGGGTGCGTCAGGCACTGTCGATGTGTATCAACCGGCAGGAGATCGTCGACAACGTCATGGGCTCGGGCGAGTCGGTCTCGCTGACGTTTGTCCCGGCCGACCAGATCCCGGGGTACGATTCGCCCAACGATGCGGCGCTGGGCTACGACCCGGTCCGCGCGGCCGAGCTCTTAGCCGAGGCGGGCTACCCCGGCGGCGAGGGCATCCCGAAGATCGACCTGCTCGTCAACGCGACGGGCACCGGCGGCGGGGCCAATGTCGATATCGCCGTCGTCATCAAGAAGGTCTGGGAAGACGAGCTGGGCATCCGCTCGGTCAACATCAGCCAGCCGATCTTCCAGGTCTACCTCGAAGAGAGCAAGAAGGGCAACTTCATGGCCCGACGTGCCGGGTGGTTTGGCGACTACCGCGACCCGACGACCTGGCTCGACATGCTCCAGTCGAGCGACCCCAACAACGACGCGAAATACAGCAGCCCGGCGTACGACGCGCTGCTCGCCGCCGCAGCGCTAGAGGTCGATGCACAGAAACGGCTCGATCTCTTGCGCGACGCCGAGGCCCTGCTCCTGCAAGAGGCGCCGGTCAGCCCGATCTATACCTACGCGACCCTCATGATTTACGATGCCCAGCAGATCGACCTGGGGACCAACGCCTGGAACAACCTCCGCCTCGACCTGGTGCGTATCGAACGCGACTAA
- a CDS encoding GAF domain-containing protein, which yields MAESLALTPDLPRAERYRELLPQLRAMLEGETDTIANLANTAAALRQAFGFFWVGFYLVKPTPGATDDTQLVLGPFQGPIACTRIARGRGVCGSAWEQKQTLIVPDVNAFPGHIACASDSQSEIVVPMFDESGDVWAVLDVDSDRLDDFSEVDRDALEQLVAWLIPGAT from the coding sequence ATGGCGGAATCCCTCGCCCTCACCCCCGACCTCCCGCGCGCCGAGCGTTACCGCGAGCTGCTCCCCCAGCTCCGCGCGATGCTCGAGGGCGAGACGGACACCATCGCGAACCTCGCCAACACCGCGGCCGCGCTTCGCCAGGCCTTCGGCTTCTTCTGGGTCGGGTTTTATCTCGTCAAGCCCACCCCCGGTGCAACGGACGATACGCAGCTCGTCCTCGGCCCGTTCCAGGGCCCGATCGCCTGCACCCGCATCGCCAGGGGCAGAGGCGTCTGCGGCAGCGCGTGGGAACAGAAGCAGACCCTCATCGTCCCGGACGTCAACGCCTTCCCCGGCCACATCGCCTGTGCCAGCGACAGCCAGAGCGAGATCGTCGTGCCCATGTTTGATGAAAGCGGTGACGTTTGGGCCGTGCTGGATGTTGATAGCGATCGGCTCGATGACTTCAGCGAAGTCGATCGCGATGCGCTGGAGCAGCTTGTGGCGTGGCTGATTCCGGGTGCCACATAG
- a CDS encoding FKBP-type peptidyl-prolyl cis-trans isomerase encodes MPITILSPYSGKPVKVRDQDVGRAIRDEEGRIFYIVQSDDDAGEPYASMTRKGSEKDEQRYRKLVDGSAKTQQVARENVTQAHDATGKKRSNPVGVLAVLVVLLALAGAAYVYFARPDLVPWLNRNNTPAPAQPGDNNAPATTPGEDPSNATPDAGTPQSSLLNKKHRVIHEGGLSHWGELDAPAWQAGTVSVSIPVVCWDWVPDSFPPAFAFPPEGETAQASDEEPVALPTWVPVSADRARDDGADEVEDPLAGFRVLASGLRYKPIEQGEGQRAQAGHYVAVRYAAYTMDGMALIDDAEHTFILATGQAIRALDEGLAGVRPGGQRLLFVPRGHSVAGHLPGIDELPEDAYLLDVQLETVRPGVSVITEMPGEGDAAMAGDRLVLDYTATVEGEAEPFDSSRLRGQPLRVTLGAGALIDGLEFGLTGIRPGETRLLTIPPYLAYGDRGAIHGLIPPGAVLSYRVTARAIEPADERE; translated from the coding sequence ATGCCCATCACCATCCTCAGCCCGTACTCCGGCAAGCCCGTCAAGGTCCGCGACCAGGACGTCGGCCGCGCGATCCGCGACGAAGAAGGACGCATCTTCTACATCGTCCAAAGCGACGACGACGCCGGCGAGCCCTACGCCTCCATGACACGCAAGGGCTCCGAGAAAGACGAGCAGCGCTACCGCAAACTCGTCGATGGCTCGGCCAAGACCCAGCAAGTCGCACGTGAAAACGTCACCCAGGCCCACGACGCCACCGGCAAGAAACGCAGCAACCCCGTCGGCGTGCTCGCCGTGTTGGTTGTCCTGCTCGCGCTGGCCGGCGCGGCGTACGTCTACTTCGCCAGGCCCGACCTCGTGCCTTGGCTCAACAGGAACAACACACCCGCCCCCGCGCAGCCCGGCGACAACAACGCGCCCGCAACAACACCCGGCGAAGACCCCAGCAACGCGACGCCCGACGCCGGCACGCCGCAGTCGTCGCTGCTCAACAAGAAGCACCGCGTGATCCACGAAGGCGGCCTGTCGCATTGGGGCGAGCTCGATGCGCCCGCTTGGCAGGCCGGCACAGTGTCGGTCTCGATCCCCGTGGTCTGTTGGGACTGGGTACCCGACAGCTTCCCACCCGCGTTCGCGTTCCCGCCCGAAGGCGAAACGGCCCAAGCCAGCGACGAAGAGCCCGTCGCTCTGCCGACCTGGGTGCCCGTTTCTGCGGACCGCGCTCGGGACGATGGAGCCGACGAAGTCGAAGACCCGTTGGCCGGTTTCCGCGTGCTGGCGTCGGGGCTGCGGTACAAGCCGATCGAGCAGGGCGAGGGCCAGCGGGCGCAGGCCGGGCACTACGTCGCGGTGCGTTACGCGGCGTACACGATGGACGGGATGGCGCTGATCGATGATGCCGAGCACACGTTCATCCTCGCGACGGGCCAGGCCATCCGCGCGTTGGACGAAGGCCTTGCCGGTGTCCGGCCCGGCGGGCAGCGGCTGCTGTTCGTCCCGCGGGGCCACTCGGTCGCGGGGCATCTGCCCGGGATCGACGAGCTGCCCGAGGATGCGTATCTCTTAGATGTGCAGCTGGAGACGGTCCGGCCGGGCGTGTCAGTGATCACCGAGATGCCCGGCGAGGGTGACGCCGCGATGGCGGGGGATCGGCTGGTGCTCGACTACACCGCGACCGTCGAGGGCGAGGCCGAGCCGTTTGATTCATCGCGGTTGCGCGGCCAACCGCTGCGCGTCACCCTCGGAGCCGGGGCCCTGATCGACGGGCTCGAGTTCGGCCTCACCGGCATCCGGCCCGGCGAAACCCGCCTGCTCACCATCCCCCCCTACCTCGCCTACGGCGACCGCGGCGCGATCCACGGCCTCATCCCCCCCGGTGCCGTCCTCAGCTACCGCGTCACCGCCCGCGCCATCGAGCCCGCCGACGAACGCGAGTAG
- the lgt gene encoding prolipoprotein diacylglyceryl transferase, giving the protein MPQPLADAWLHNLDPFALRLDWFPGGGLRWYGLSYLAGFALGYFLVRRIVTAGVSPLKPAQVADFVVTLAIGIVVGGRLGYVLFYQPSLLWQFTSDVPFWGVFATMQGGMASHGGIVGGMLGCVFFAWRQRIPLLHAFDLMAFGGPIGLFFGRVANFVNGELYGRECAADFPLAVKFPQEMGDWLPQRLADGTVTGGDPKLMQLEAGVRGAVGYVPTSSYDLVQFAIEKVQAGDAGVSAVVAPLLTPRYPSQLFAGLTEGLVVMAVLLIVYRKAVRPGLVGGAFGISYALMRVLNEFFRMPDAHLMVDGQLPAVTRGQWLSIALLLGGVTVVTVALQRKQDKLGGWLRAGN; this is encoded by the coding sequence ATGCCTCAACCTCTCGCCGATGCCTGGCTGCACAACCTCGACCCGTTCGCGCTGCGGCTGGACTGGTTCCCCGGGGGCGGGCTGCGTTGGTACGGGCTGTCGTACCTCGCGGGGTTTGCGCTCGGATACTTCCTGGTGCGGCGTATCGTGACGGCGGGCGTGTCGCCCTTGAAGCCCGCGCAGGTGGCGGACTTTGTCGTCACGCTCGCGATCGGCATCGTCGTCGGCGGCCGTCTGGGCTATGTATTGTTCTACCAGCCGTCGCTGCTCTGGCAGTTCACAAGTGATGTTCCGTTCTGGGGCGTGTTCGCGACCATGCAGGGCGGCATGGCGAGCCACGGCGGGATCGTCGGCGGGATGCTCGGCTGTGTGTTCTTCGCGTGGCGACAGAGGATCCCGCTGCTGCACGCCTTCGACCTCATGGCCTTCGGCGGGCCGATCGGGCTGTTCTTCGGACGCGTCGCGAACTTCGTGAACGGCGAACTCTACGGCCGGGAGTGCGCCGCCGACTTCCCGCTGGCGGTGAAGTTCCCGCAGGAGATGGGCGACTGGCTGCCACAGCGGTTGGCGGACGGCACGGTGACCGGCGGGGACCCGAAGCTGATGCAACTCGAAGCCGGGGTGCGCGGCGCGGTGGGCTATGTGCCGACGTCGTCGTACGACCTGGTGCAGTTCGCGATCGAGAAGGTGCAGGCGGGCGACGCCGGGGTGTCGGCGGTGGTCGCGCCGCTGCTCACGCCGCGCTACCCGAGCCAGCTCTTCGCGGGGCTGACCGAGGGGCTTGTCGTGATGGCCGTGCTGCTGATCGTCTACCGCAAGGCCGTTCGGCCGGGGCTGGTCGGCGGGGCGTTTGGCATCAGCTACGCGCTGATGCGGGTGCTCAACGAATTCTTCCGCATGCCCGATGCGCACCTGATGGTGGACGGCCAACTCCCGGCGGTCACGCGCGGGCAGTGGCTGAGCATAGCGCTGCTGCTGGGTGGCGTCACGGTGGTGACGGTGGCGCTCCAGCGCAAGCAAGACAAGCTTGGCGGGTGGCTTCGCGCCGGGAATTGA
- a CDS encoding DUF1579 family protein — translation MKLTSLLVGAFALLVGLGSPLGLQAQDGAPAAPDVPPAEVAEDPMAVLQAYAGAWACEAEWAWGATMAGRNIYEPVFDGKHMRARTYVADNGGPEYLRYETLFSYNVEDGQYVYTTVAYDGSVETGVMELREDGFHIEAEQPDGQGGTITIRQFISRVDGDAYAWKVMMQNPAGQWVAVMDDVWERTAVEE, via the coding sequence ATGAAACTGACTTCCCTGCTTGTTGGCGCGTTTGCTTTGCTGGTTGGATTGGGATCGCCTTTGGGATTGCAGGCGCAGGACGGTGCCCCGGCCGCGCCTGACGTGCCGCCGGCCGAAGTGGCAGAAGACCCGATGGCCGTGTTGCAGGCGTATGCGGGCGCGTGGGCGTGCGAGGCCGAATGGGCGTGGGGGGCGACGATGGCCGGACGCAATATCTACGAGCCTGTCTTCGACGGCAAGCACATGCGGGCGCGGACCTACGTGGCCGACAACGGCGGGCCCGAGTACCTGCGTTACGAGACGCTGTTCTCCTACAACGTCGAGGACGGGCAGTACGTCTATACGACGGTCGCGTACGACGGCTCGGTCGAGACGGGCGTGATGGAGCTGCGCGAGGACGGGTTCCACATCGAGGCCGAGCAGCCCGACGGCCAAGGCGGAACGATCACGATCCGCCAGTTCATTTCGCGGGTCGATGGCGATGCGTACGCCTGGAAGGTGATGATGCAGAACCCGGCGGGCCAGTGGGTCGCGGTGATGGACGATGTGTGGGAGCGTACGGCGGTCGAGGAGTAG
- a CDS encoding ABC transporter permease, with product MLRLILSRLLQLPVILVIILIVTYAMVWLMPGDPFLQDGAKRPDQATIDAWKAEYNMDRGPVVFMGSYLTGIVTEFNFGESIKMRGVKVSDIIKDGMPVSAALGLAALAVALFLGTLAGVVGALRPKSAWDTASLVTTLIGISLPNFVTGAILLAIGAGLTRLFMPDASFLHAPLGGWSGPANMILPAICLGLAPSAYIARLVRLGLADIMSSDFVRTARAKGLSRHQALFKHALKVAYLPVLSFLGPAAAAAMTGSFVVEKIFNIPGIGQEFVSAVENKDQSVILGVVLVFATILIVFNLIVDLAYAWIDPRIDLT from the coding sequence ATGCTGCGACTGATCCTCTCCCGCCTGCTGCAACTCCCGGTGATCCTCGTGATCATCCTGATCGTGACCTACGCGATGGTCTGGCTCATGCCGGGCGACCCGTTTTTGCAGGACGGCGCGAAGCGGCCCGACCAAGCCACGATCGACGCGTGGAAGGCCGAGTACAACATGGACCGCGGCCCGGTCGTCTTCATGGGCAGCTACCTCACCGGCATCGTGACCGAGTTCAACTTCGGCGAGTCGATCAAGATGCGCGGCGTCAAGGTCAGCGATATCATCAAAGACGGCATGCCCGTCTCTGCGGCACTCGGGCTCGCCGCACTGGCCGTCGCGTTGTTCCTGGGCACCCTCGCCGGCGTCGTGGGAGCCCTGCGCCCGAAATCCGCCTGGGATACGGCATCCCTTGTCACCACGCTCATCGGCATCTCGCTCCCGAACTTTGTTACCGGCGCGATCCTCCTCGCCATCGGGGCCGGGCTCACGCGCCTGTTCATGCCCGACGCCTCCTTCCTCCACGCGCCCCTGGGCGGATGGAGCGGGCCCGCCAATATGATCCTCCCCGCCATCTGCCTCGGGCTCGCGCCCTCCGCCTATATCGCGCGGCTCGTCCGGCTGGGCCTGGCCGACATCATGTCCTCCGACTTTGTCAGAACCGCCCGGGCGAAAGGCCTGTCCCGACACCAGGCCTTGTTTAAGCACGCGCTCAAGGTCGCCTACCTCCCGGTCCTCTCGTTCCTGGGCCCCGCCGCCGCCGCCGCGATGACCGGCTCCTTCGTCGTCGAAAAAATCTTCAACATCCCCGGCATCGGGCAAGAGTTCGTCAGTGCCGTCGAAAACAAAGACCAGTCCGTCATCCTCGGCGTCGTCCTCGTCTTCGCCACCATCCTCATCGTCTTCAACCTCATCGTCGACCTCGCCTACGCCTGGATCGACCCCCGCATCGACCTGACGTAA
- the tsaB gene encoding tRNA (adenosine(37)-N6)-threonylcarbamoyltransferase complex dimerization subunit type 1 TsaB: MPADAPTSIALETAGRVGHIALGLGDQCVAQRDIPRTRQRNLELVPTLDALLREHKLGPADLDECYVALGPGSFTGLRMAIATAQMLALAQPALKLVGVPTLDVLALQHKDAAEHVAVMLNLKRGTSYCATYRAGDCILEPAIRTTDELLAQSPRPLALVAEIDPGLPTTSDESLTSRDRKGVGPTRSTAAPLPHGRGSFNPKGATELHWLDPADTAPDPAVTWQLGHALARAGQFTDPPQLLPRYIREPEAVTLWEQQGKG, encoded by the coding sequence ATGCCCGCCGACGCCCCCACCTCCATCGCCCTAGAAACCGCCGGCCGCGTCGGCCACATCGCGCTGGGACTCGGGGACCAGTGCGTCGCGCAGCGCGACATCCCCCGCACCCGCCAACGCAACCTCGAACTCGTCCCCACCCTCGACGCCCTGCTCCGCGAGCACAAGCTCGGCCCCGCCGACCTCGACGAGTGCTACGTCGCCCTAGGCCCCGGCTCGTTCACCGGGCTCCGCATGGCCATCGCCACCGCGCAGATGCTCGCGCTCGCTCAGCCCGCGCTCAAACTCGTCGGCGTCCCGACCCTCGACGTGTTGGCGCTGCAACACAAAGACGCTGCCGAGCACGTCGCCGTGATGCTCAACCTCAAACGCGGCACGTCCTACTGCGCCACCTACCGCGCGGGCGACTGCATCCTCGAACCCGCGATCCGCACGACCGACGAACTGCTCGCCCAGTCGCCCCGCCCCCTCGCCCTCGTCGCCGAGATCGACCCCGGGTTGCCAACAACGAGCGACGAATCGCTAACGAGCCGCGACCGTAAGGGAGTGGGGCCAACACGATCTACCGCAGCCCCGCTCCCTCACGGTCGCGGCTCGTTCAATCCCAAAGGCGCGACGGAGCTCCACTGGCTCGACCCCGCCGACACCGCCCCCGACCCCGCCGTCACCTGGCAGCTCGGCCACGCGCTCGCCCGCGCCGGCCAATTCACCGACCCGCCGCAGCTCCTCCCGCGCTACATCCGCGAACCCGAAGCCGTCACGCTCTGGGAACAGCAGGGCAAGGGGTAG
- a CDS encoding CDGSH iron-sulfur domain-containing protein, which yields MPRLVRLDATGPIEVPPQNESVWVCGCGLSREMPFCDGSHKKCAKMEPDSAKVYIYDNDRKRVVDEKDA from the coding sequence ATGCCCCGCCTCGTCCGCCTCGACGCCACCGGCCCGATCGAAGTCCCGCCGCAGAATGAGTCCGTCTGGGTCTGCGGCTGCGGGCTCTCGCGCGAGATGCCCTTCTGTGACGGCTCGCACAAGAAGTGCGCCAAGATGGAGCCCGACAGCGCCAAGGTCTACATCTACGACAACGACCGCAAACGCGTCGTGGATGAGAAGGACGCCTAA
- a CDS encoding cytochrome c oxidase assembly factor Coa1 family protein produces the protein MNDTPNDNAAEAPPEKLPFLPRKKKFLLPIVLLLSVVIFGLGIGLVYAFTSVKQTEPFELTMRTLADRPEVRQRVGVPFEPKFIVLGKVDEGDGVADLMFRIEGPVGEAAVRSRLERVDGAWVIIHLDMGIGGRQNGEVITMIGDPDELPQ, from the coding sequence ATGAACGACACCCCCAACGACAACGCGGCCGAGGCACCGCCCGAGAAGCTGCCCTTCCTGCCGCGCAAGAAAAAGTTTCTGTTGCCGATCGTGCTGCTGCTTTCGGTGGTGATCTTCGGGCTGGGGATCGGGCTGGTGTATGCGTTTACGAGTGTGAAGCAGACCGAGCCGTTCGAGCTGACGATGCGGACGCTGGCGGATCGGCCGGAGGTGAGGCAGCGTGTGGGGGTGCCTTTTGAGCCGAAGTTTATTGTGCTGGGCAAGGTCGATGAGGGCGATGGCGTCGCGGACCTGATGTTCCGGATCGAGGGCCCGGTCGGCGAGGCGGCGGTGCGTTCCCGGCTGGAGCGCGTCGACGGCGCGTGGGTGATTATCCACCTGGACATGGGCATCGGCGGCCGTCAGAACGGCGAAGTGATTACGATGATCGGCGACCCGGACGAGTTGCCGCAGTAG